In the genome of Dickeya fangzhongdai, one region contains:
- the lpxH gene encoding UDP-2,3-diacylglucosamine diphosphatase → MTTLFISDLHLSEQEPAITAGFLRFLREDAPGADALYILGDLFDAWIGDDDPAPLHATVAQALKTLADTGVPCYFAHGNRDFLLGARFARQSGLQLLATETVLDLYGRRTLLLHGDTLCTDDHAYQNFRRKVHNPLIQLLFLWLPLSLRLRIAARMRAASQQANQHKSMTIMDVNADEVMARLRHHQATLMIHGHTHRPAIHPIDQAGVCAERAVLGAWHQEGSLLRVTADDVRLISFPL, encoded by the coding sequence ATGACCACGCTGTTTATTAGCGATCTGCATCTGAGCGAACAGGAACCGGCGATCACCGCCGGTTTTCTGCGTTTTCTGCGTGAAGACGCGCCCGGCGCCGACGCGCTCTACATCCTCGGCGATCTGTTCGACGCCTGGATTGGCGACGACGACCCGGCCCCGCTGCACGCCACGGTGGCGCAGGCGTTAAAGACGCTGGCCGACACCGGCGTACCCTGCTATTTCGCCCACGGCAACCGCGACTTTCTGCTCGGCGCGCGCTTCGCCCGCCAGAGCGGCCTGCAGTTGCTCGCCACGGAAACGGTGCTTGACCTCTATGGCCGTCGCACGTTGCTGTTGCACGGCGATACCCTGTGCACCGACGATCACGCCTACCAGAACTTCCGCCGCAAGGTGCATAACCCGCTTATCCAGCTGCTTTTCCTGTGGCTGCCGTTGTCCCTTCGTCTGCGCATCGCCGCCCGTATGCGTGCTGCCAGCCAGCAGGCCAACCAGCACAAATCCATGACCATTATGGACGTCAACGCCGATGAAGTGATGGCCCGCCTGCGACACCATCAGGCCACGCTGATGATCCACGGTCATACCCACCGCCCGGCGATTCATCCGATCGATCAGGCCGGCGTGTGCGCCGAGCGCGCCGTGTTGGGCGCCTGGCATCAGGAAGGTTCTCTGCTGCGGGTGACCGCGGACGACGTCCGTCTGATTTCATTTCCGTTGTAA
- a CDS encoding YolA family protein yields MSIKIGFTLGMVVAALSPVYAQTSDEPVQTVITALDSPFIDHPLSAGSEQDVSSSEHKALRAPAPALSSVQVYAVYSSLKGGWQAVPTNTFTLSGYAGGTTLRIAVLEVGYGGNRIGWLNGGQTSPYQVNPVCIVNGRYTESCPAGYTVAGWMAYFNADNMSSVVFRYQSTSTNFPNRTLSTSLNIQ; encoded by the coding sequence ATGTCTATAAAAATAGGTTTTACGCTGGGTATGGTCGTGGCGGCGCTATCGCCAGTTTATGCTCAAACCTCTGATGAGCCGGTACAAACCGTCATTACCGCGCTCGATTCTCCGTTTATCGATCATCCGCTGTCAGCCGGTTCAGAACAGGACGTGTCCTCTTCCGAACATAAAGCGCTGCGCGCGCCGGCGCCGGCGTTGAGTTCAGTGCAGGTGTACGCGGTGTATTCCTCGCTGAAAGGCGGCTGGCAGGCGGTGCCGACCAATACCTTTACACTGTCAGGTTATGCGGGTGGCACCACGTTGCGCATCGCCGTGCTGGAAGTGGGGTATGGCGGTAACCGCATTGGCTGGCTGAACGGCGGGCAAACCAGCCCGTATCAGGTTAACCCCGTTTGTATTGTTAATGGTCGTTATACCGAAAGCTGCCCGGCTGGCTACACCGTTGCGGGCTGGATGGCGTATTTCAATGCAGACAATATGTCGTCGGTGGTATTCCGTTATCAATCCACATCGACCAATTTCCCGAATCGCACGCTGAGCACGTCGCTCAATATTCAGTAA
- the folD gene encoding bifunctional methylenetetrahydrofolate dehydrogenase/methenyltetrahydrofolate cyclohydrolase FolD, translating into MVAKIIDGKTIAQQVKDEVAVRVKQRLAEGKRAPGLAVVLVGDNPASQIYVASKRKVCEEVGFVSRSYDLPATTTEPELLALIDELNADAAIDGILVQLPLPAGIDNTKVIERIAPDKDVDGFHPYNVGRLCQRAPLLRPCTPRGIVTLLERYDVNMFGLNAVVVGASNIVGRPMSMELLLAGCTTTVTHRFTKDLRHHVEHADLLVVAVGKPGFIPGEWIKPGAIVIDVGINRLENGKVVGDVKFDEAAERAAYITPVPGGVGPMTVATLIQNTLQACEEYHDTTAQA; encoded by the coding sequence ATGGTTGCAAAAATTATTGATGGTAAAACGATTGCGCAGCAGGTAAAAGACGAAGTGGCCGTGCGCGTAAAACAACGACTGGCCGAAGGTAAACGCGCGCCGGGGCTGGCGGTCGTGCTGGTGGGCGACAACCCCGCCTCGCAGATTTATGTCGCCAGCAAACGCAAAGTCTGTGAGGAAGTCGGTTTCGTTTCCCGCTCCTACGACCTGCCGGCCACCACCACCGAGCCGGAACTGCTGGCGCTGATCGACGAACTGAACGCCGATGCCGCCATCGACGGTATTCTGGTTCAGTTGCCGTTGCCGGCGGGAATCGATAATACCAAGGTCATCGAGCGTATCGCGCCGGACAAAGATGTGGACGGTTTCCATCCGTATAACGTCGGCCGACTGTGCCAGCGCGCGCCGCTGCTGCGCCCCTGCACCCCGCGCGGCATCGTCACGCTGCTGGAGCGCTATGACGTCAACATGTTCGGCCTCAACGCCGTGGTGGTAGGCGCATCCAACATCGTCGGCCGCCCGATGAGCATGGAACTGCTGCTGGCGGGCTGCACCACTACCGTCACCCATCGCTTCACCAAAGACCTGCGTCATCACGTCGAACACGCCGACCTGCTGGTCGTGGCCGTCGGCAAGCCAGGGTTCATTCCGGGCGAGTGGATCAAACCAGGCGCCATCGTGATTGACGTCGGCATCAACCGGCTGGAAAACGGCAAAGTGGTAGGCGATGTGAAGTTTGACGAAGCCGCAGAGCGCGCCGCGTACATCACGCCGGTGCCGGGCGGCGTAGGGCCGATGACGGTCGCGACGCTAATTCAAAACACCTTGCAGGCCTGCGAGGAATACCACGACACAACGGCACAGGCGTAA
- the ybcJ gene encoding ribosome-associated protein YbcJ, translating into MNVFHLDKHPHVELCDLLKLQGWSESGAAAKQAIAAGEVTVDGQTETRKRCKIVAGQVVSFNGESVTVQA; encoded by the coding sequence ATGAACGTATTCCATCTGGACAAACACCCGCACGTGGAACTGTGCGACCTGCTGAAACTGCAAGGCTGGAGCGAAAGCGGCGCCGCCGCCAAGCAGGCGATTGCCGCCGGTGAAGTGACCGTCGACGGCCAGACCGAAACCCGCAAGCGCTGCAAGATCGTCGCGGGTCAGGTTGTGAGTTTTAACGGAGAGTCCGTTACCGTTCAGGCGTGA
- the ppiB gene encoding peptidylprolyl isomerase B: MITFHTNHGDIVINTFPEKAPVTVENFLNYCRSGFYDNTIFHRVINGFMIQGGGFEPGMNQKDTNAPIKNEANNGLGNNRGTLAMARTNDPHSATAQFFINVVDNDFLNFKSESVNGWGYCVFAEVAEGMDVVDKIKAVSTGRSGMHQDVPKEDVVVTSVTVSE, translated from the coding sequence ATGATTACGTTTCATACCAACCACGGCGACATCGTCATCAATACCTTCCCGGAAAAAGCACCGGTTACCGTGGAAAACTTCCTGAACTACTGCCGCAGCGGTTTTTACGATAACACCATCTTTCACCGTGTGATCAACGGCTTCATGATCCAGGGCGGCGGCTTCGAACCCGGCATGAACCAGAAAGACACCAACGCGCCGATCAAGAACGAAGCCAACAACGGTCTGGGCAACAACCGTGGCACGCTGGCTATGGCCCGCACCAATGATCCGCATTCAGCGACCGCCCAGTTCTTCATCAACGTGGTGGACAACGACTTCCTGAATTTCAAATCTGAAAGCGTAAACGGCTGGGGTTACTGCGTGTTCGCCGAAGTGGCGGAAGGCATGGACGTGGTCGACAAGATCAAGGCTGTGTCCACCGGCCGCAGCGGTATGCATCAGGATGTACCGAAAGAAGACGTAGTCGTTACCAGCGTAACCGTCAGCGAGTAA
- a CDS encoding L-serine ammonia-lyase, producing the protein MVSVFDIFKIGIGPSSSHTVGPMKAGNMFTDDLVSLSLISSVDAIIVDVYGSLALTGKGHHTDIAIIMGLAGNLPDSVDIDAIPAFIQQVQHTRRLSLLNGRYDVSFPLDSALRFQPENLPLHENGMTIRALDASQKVLYSKTYYSIGGGFVVDQEHFGQPMAQEERAPWPFYSARQLLQHCHDNCLSLSAVVMKNEIAMHGRDALEAYFASVWQTMQNAIHRGMNTEGVLPGPLRVPRRASALHRLLFTNGRFSNDPMDAMDWVNMFAMAVSEENAAGGRVVTAPTNGACGIIPAVLAYYDRFIQPVTPDTCLRYFLAAGAIGILFKMNASISGAEVGCQGEVGVACSMAAAGLAELLGANPEQVCIAAEIGMEHNLGLTCDPVAGQVQVPCIERNAIASVKAINAARMAIRRASEPRVSLDKVIETMYETGKDMNAKYRETSRGGLAIKVVQCE; encoded by the coding sequence ATGGTCAGCGTATTTGATATTTTCAAAATTGGTATCGGCCCTTCCAGTTCGCATACCGTTGGCCCGATGAAAGCTGGCAACATGTTCACGGACGATCTGGTCAGCCTGTCTCTGATTTCATCGGTTGACGCCATTATCGTTGATGTTTACGGCTCGCTGGCCCTGACCGGCAAGGGCCACCATACCGACATCGCCATCATTATGGGACTGGCGGGCAACCTGCCGGACAGCGTGGATATCGACGCCATCCCGGCGTTTATTCAACAGGTGCAGCATACCCGCCGTCTGTCGCTGCTCAACGGGCGGTATGACGTCAGCTTCCCGCTGGACAGCGCGCTGCGCTTTCAGCCGGAGAACCTGCCGCTGCATGAAAACGGCATGACGATCCGCGCGCTCGACGCCAGCCAGAAGGTGCTGTACAGCAAAACCTACTACTCCATCGGCGGCGGTTTCGTGGTCGATCAGGAGCACTTCGGCCAGCCGATGGCGCAGGAAGAACGCGCACCCTGGCCGTTCTATTCCGCCCGGCAATTGTTACAGCACTGCCACGACAACTGCCTGTCGCTGTCGGCGGTGGTGATGAAAAACGAAATCGCCATGCACGGCCGCGACGCGCTGGAAGCCTATTTCGCCAGCGTCTGGCAAACCATGCAGAATGCCATTCATCGCGGCATGAACACCGAAGGCGTCCTGCCCGGCCCGCTGCGGGTGCCGCGTCGCGCTTCGGCGTTGCACCGCCTGCTGTTCACCAACGGCCGTTTCTCCAACGACCCGATGGACGCGATGGATTGGGTAAACATGTTCGCCATGGCGGTGTCGGAAGAAAATGCCGCCGGCGGCCGGGTGGTGACGGCGCCGACCAACGGCGCGTGCGGCATCATTCCGGCGGTACTGGCGTATTATGACCGTTTCATCCAGCCGGTAACGCCGGACACCTGTCTGCGCTATTTTCTGGCGGCCGGCGCCATCGGCATTCTGTTCAAGATGAACGCGTCTATTTCCGGAGCGGAAGTGGGTTGTCAGGGCGAAGTGGGCGTAGCCTGCTCAATGGCGGCGGCCGGTCTGGCGGAACTGCTGGGCGCCAACCCGGAACAGGTATGCATCGCCGCGGAGATCGGTATGGAACACAATCTGGGGCTGACCTGCGACCCGGTAGCCGGTCAGGTTCAGGTGCCGTGCATCGAACGCAACGCCATCGCCTCCGTCAAAGCCATCAACGCCGCGCGCATGGCGATCCGCCGCGCCAGCGAACCCCGCGTCTCGCTGGATAAAGTGATTGAAACCATGTACGAAACCGGTAAAGACATGAACGCCAAATACCGCGAAACCTCCCGCGGCGGTCTGGCGATCAAAGTGGTGCAGTGCGAGTAA
- the cysS gene encoding cysteine--tRNA ligase encodes MLKIFNTLSRQKEEFKPIHAGKVGMYVCGITVYDLCHIGHGRTFVAFDVVARYLRYLGYDVKYVRNITDIDDKIIKRATENGETITQLTDRMIGEMHTDFDALNIQRPDEEPRATHYMAEIIELVEKLIARRHAYVADNGDVMFSVDTAPGYGALSRQDLEQLKAGARVEITEVKRNPMDFVLWKMSKAGEPSWPSPWGNGRPGWHIECSAMNCKQLGEHFDIHGGGSDLMFPHHENEIAQSTCAHGGDYVNYWMHTGMVMVDREKMSKSLNNFFTMRDVLTHYDAETIRYFLISGHYRSQLNYTEENLKQARASLERLYTALRGTDAAAPAAGGDDFESRFRDAMSDDFNTPEAYSVLFDMAREVNRLKAEDAAAANGLAAALRKLAGVLGLLERDPELFLQSGAQADDGEVQEIEALIKQRNDARQSKDWALADAARNRLTEMGIVLEDGPQGTIWRRK; translated from the coding sequence ATGCTAAAGATCTTTAATACCCTGAGTCGTCAAAAAGAGGAATTCAAACCCATCCACGCTGGCAAGGTTGGCATGTATGTGTGCGGGATAACCGTTTACGACCTGTGTCATATCGGTCATGGGCGGACGTTTGTGGCATTTGACGTGGTGGCGCGCTACCTGCGCTATCTGGGTTACGACGTAAAATATGTGCGCAATATCACCGATATTGACGACAAGATCATCAAACGTGCGACGGAAAACGGCGAAACCATCACGCAACTGACCGATCGCATGATCGGTGAAATGCATACCGACTTCGATGCGCTGAATATCCAGCGCCCGGATGAAGAGCCCCGCGCGACGCATTACATGGCGGAAATCATTGAGCTGGTGGAAAAATTGATCGCCCGTCGTCACGCTTACGTGGCGGATAACGGCGACGTGATGTTTTCGGTGGATACCGCGCCGGGTTACGGCGCGCTGTCTCGCCAGGACCTGGAGCAACTGAAAGCCGGGGCGCGGGTGGAAATCACCGAGGTGAAACGCAACCCGATGGACTTCGTGCTGTGGAAAATGTCCAAAGCGGGCGAACCGAGCTGGCCGTCGCCGTGGGGTAATGGCCGTCCGGGCTGGCACATTGAGTGCTCGGCGATGAACTGCAAGCAGTTGGGTGAGCATTTCGACATTCATGGCGGCGGGTCCGACCTGATGTTTCCGCACCACGAAAACGAAATTGCCCAGTCTACCTGCGCGCACGGCGGCGATTATGTGAATTACTGGATGCATACCGGCATGGTGATGGTCGATCGGGAGAAGATGTCCAAGTCGCTGAACAACTTCTTCACCATGCGCGATGTGCTGACGCACTACGATGCCGAAACCATCCGCTATTTCCTGATTTCCGGCCACTATCGTAGCCAACTGAATTACACGGAAGAAAACCTCAAACAGGCGCGCGCCTCGCTGGAACGCCTGTACACCGCGCTGCGCGGCACCGATGCCGCCGCACCGGCGGCGGGGGGCGATGACTTCGAAAGCCGTTTCCGCGACGCGATGAGCGATGACTTTAATACGCCGGAAGCCTACTCGGTGCTGTTCGACATGGCCCGCGAGGTTAACCGCCTGAAAGCGGAAGATGCGGCGGCGGCCAACGGTCTGGCGGCAGCGTTGCGTAAGCTGGCTGGCGTACTGGGGCTGCTGGAGCGGGATCCGGAGCTGTTTTTGCAAAGCGGCGCGCAGGCCGATGACGGCGAAGTGCAGGAAATCGAAGCCCTGATCAAACAGCGCAACGATGCCCGTCAGTCCAAAGACTGGGCGCTGGCCGATGCGGCGCGCAACCGGCTGACGGAAATGGGCATCGTGCTGGAAGACGGCCCGCAGGGCACTATTTGGCGTCGCAAATAA
- a CDS encoding HAAAP family serine/threonine permease — protein sequence MSTIQDSSQVLEQASGWRKSDTVWMLGLYGTAIGAGVLFLPINAGIGGLIPLIIMAIIAFPMTYYSHRALCRFVLSGKKSGEDITEVVEEHFGTGAGKLITLLYFFAIYPILLVYSVAITNTVDSFITHQLHLPSPPRAILSLILILGLMFIVRFGEAMIVKAMSVLVYPFVAVLMMLALYLIPHWNTTVFHNISLTNSTTGNGMLATLWLAIPVMVFSFNHSPIISSFAVAKRREYGDNAERKCSRILACSHTMMVLTVMFFVFSCVLALSPAELMEAKTQNISILSYLANHFNNPVMGYMAPVIATIAISKSFLGHYLGAGEGLNGMMVKMLRSRGKTVSTTKLNRITALFMLVTTWLVATLNPSILGMIETMGGPVIACLLFLMPMYAIRKVPAMRQYSGTLSNVFVTLLGLIAITAIVYTLFE from the coding sequence ATGAGCACAATTCAAGACAGCAGTCAGGTACTGGAGCAAGCTTCAGGCTGGCGTAAAAGCGATACCGTCTGGATGCTGGGCCTGTACGGCACGGCAATTGGGGCGGGCGTGCTGTTTTTGCCCATCAATGCCGGTATTGGCGGTCTGATTCCGTTGATTATCATGGCAATTATTGCTTTTCCAATGACCTATTATTCTCATCGCGCATTATGCCGTTTTGTCTTATCCGGCAAAAAAAGCGGTGAAGATATTACCGAAGTGGTAGAAGAACATTTCGGCACCGGTGCGGGAAAATTAATCACCCTGCTCTATTTTTTCGCCATTTATCCGATTCTTCTGGTTTACAGCGTAGCCATTACCAATACCGTTGACAGCTTTATTACTCACCAGCTGCATTTACCGTCGCCGCCGCGGGCGATTCTGTCGCTGATATTGATTCTGGGGCTGATGTTTATTGTCCGTTTCGGCGAAGCCATGATTGTAAAAGCCATGAGCGTGCTGGTTTATCCGTTCGTGGCGGTATTAATGATGCTGGCGCTGTATTTAATTCCTCACTGGAATACCACGGTCTTCCACAATATTTCCCTGACCAACAGCACCACCGGCAACGGCATGTTGGCGACGCTGTGGCTGGCAATTCCGGTAATGGTGTTCTCCTTCAACCATTCGCCGATCATTTCATCTTTCGCGGTCGCCAAACGCCGCGAGTATGGCGACAACGCCGAGAGAAAATGCTCCCGCATTCTGGCCTGCAGCCACACCATGATGGTGCTGACCGTGATGTTCTTCGTGTTCAGCTGCGTACTGGCGCTCTCTCCGGCGGAGCTGATGGAAGCCAAGACGCAGAACATTTCGATTCTGTCCTACCTGGCTAACCATTTTAACAACCCGGTCATGGGGTATATGGCGCCGGTCATCGCCACCATCGCTATCTCCAAGTCATTCCTCGGCCACTATCTGGGCGCCGGCGAAGGCCTTAACGGCATGATGGTGAAAATGCTGCGCAGCCGCGGCAAGACCGTCTCGACCACCAAACTGAACCGCATCACCGCATTGTTCATGCTGGTCACCACCTGGCTGGTCGCCACCCTTAACCCAAGCATTCTGGGTATGATTGAAACGATGGGCGGCCCGGTTATCGCCTGTCTGCTGTTCCTGATGCCGATGTACGCCATCCGTAAAGTGCCGGCCATGCGCCAGTACAGCGGCACGCTGAGCAATGTGTTCGTCACCCTGCTGGGTCTGATCGCCATCACCGCTATCGTCTACACCCTGTTCGAGTAA
- the purK gene encoding 5-(carboxyamino)imidazole ribonucleotide synthase translates to MKPVCVLGNGQLGRMLRQAGEPLGIAVYPVGLDAEPESVPVQHSVITAEIERWPETALTRQLAQHPAFVNRDIFPRLADRYTQKQLLDELNLATAPWQLLASAQEWPAVFAALGELAIVKRRVGGYDGRGQWRIRPGEEHSLPADCYGECIVEQGIAFSGEVSLVGARNAKGDCVFYPLTRNLHEDGILRASVALPQPQPHLQQQAEQMLSAIMHRLGYVGVMAMECFVVGDRLLINELAPRVHNSGHWTQNGASISQFELHLRAILDLPLPAPVVASPSVMVNLIGTDVNIDWLALPLVHLHWYEKEVRPGRKVGHLNLNHPDAALLNQTLRALAPLLPDAYQSGLVWAQQQLSC, encoded by the coding sequence ATGAAACCGGTTTGCGTACTGGGTAACGGCCAACTGGGCCGTATGTTGCGCCAGGCCGGCGAGCCGCTGGGCATCGCCGTTTATCCGGTCGGGCTGGATGCGGAGCCGGAATCGGTGCCGGTGCAACACAGCGTCATCACCGCTGAAATCGAACGCTGGCCGGAAACGGCGCTGACCCGCCAGTTGGCGCAGCACCCGGCGTTCGTCAACCGTGATATTTTTCCGCGTCTGGCCGATCGCTACACCCAAAAACAACTGCTGGACGAACTGAATCTGGCCACCGCCCCCTGGCAGTTGCTGGCCTCGGCGCAGGAGTGGCCGGCGGTATTCGCTGCGCTGGGCGAACTGGCGATCGTTAAACGCCGCGTCGGCGGTTATGACGGCCGCGGTCAGTGGCGTATTCGTCCGGGCGAAGAGCATAGCCTGCCTGCCGACTGCTACGGCGAGTGCATCGTTGAACAGGGCATCGCGTTTTCCGGCGAGGTATCGCTGGTCGGCGCGCGCAACGCAAAAGGCGACTGCGTATTCTACCCGCTGACCCGCAACCTGCATGAAGACGGCATCCTGCGCGCCAGCGTGGCATTGCCGCAACCGCAGCCGCACCTGCAACAGCAGGCGGAACAGATGCTGTCGGCCATTATGCATCGTCTCGGCTACGTGGGCGTGATGGCGATGGAATGCTTCGTGGTGGGCGATCGCCTGCTGATCAACGAGCTGGCGCCGCGCGTGCACAATAGCGGCCACTGGACGCAAAACGGTGCCTCCATCAGTCAGTTCGAACTGCACCTGCGCGCGATTCTCGACCTGCCGTTACCGGCCCCGGTCGTCGCCAGCCCGTCGGTGATGGTCAACCTGATCGGCACCGACGTGAATATCGATTGGCTGGCGCTGCCGTTGGTGCACCTGCACTGGTATGAGAAAGAGGTACGTCCAGGCCGCAAGGTGGGTCACCTGAACCTCAATCACCCGGATGCCGCGCTGCTGAATCAGACGCTGCGCGCACTGGCGCCGTTGTTGCCGGACGCCTATCAGTCCGGGCTGGTATGGGCCCAGCAGCAACTGAGCTGCTGA
- the purE gene encoding 5-(carboxyamino)imidazole ribonucleotide mutase, with amino-acid sequence MSSNAAPAKIAIVMGSKSDWATMQFAAEILTTLNLPYHVEVVSAHRTPDKLFSFAEQADQNGFDVIIAGAGGAAHLPGMLAAKTLVPVLGVPVQSAALSGVDSLYSIVQMPRGIPVGTLAIGKAGAANAALLAAQILARHDRELASRLAAWRQAQTDEVLNHPDPREDA; translated from the coding sequence ATGTCATCCAACGCTGCCCCGGCGAAAATCGCTATTGTCATGGGTTCAAAGAGTGACTGGGCCACCATGCAGTTTGCTGCAGAGATCCTCACCACGCTGAATCTGCCCTATCACGTTGAAGTCGTCTCCGCGCACCGCACGCCGGATAAACTGTTCAGCTTCGCCGAACAGGCGGACCAGAATGGCTTTGACGTTATTATCGCCGGCGCGGGCGGCGCCGCTCACCTGCCGGGTATGCTGGCGGCTAAAACCCTGGTGCCGGTGCTGGGCGTGCCGGTGCAGAGCGCCGCGTTAAGCGGTGTCGACAGCCTCTATTCGATTGTGCAGATGCCGCGCGGCATTCCGGTCGGCACCCTGGCCATCGGCAAAGCCGGCGCCGCTAACGCCGCCCTGCTGGCCGCGCAGATTCTGGCGCGTCACGACCGCGAGCTGGCTTCTCGTCTGGCCGCCTGGCGTCAGGCGCAGACCGACGAGGTGCTGAACCACCCGGATCCGCGGGAGGATGCATGA
- a CDS encoding helix-turn-helix domain-containing protein has translation MRFSTMSEGDIITELCRRIKDARIQQRLSQVDLAERAGLGIATIKRAEMGESITLSSLLAILRGLNRLHQLEGVLFDTEVENFNARLNGGQPRAPLRIRKKNADVAAPVAAPESMPKPVASALDWYVSAAENNLIWSWPDSEKKPS, from the coding sequence ATGAGATTCAGCACCATGAGCGAAGGTGACATCATCACCGAGCTTTGTCGGCGGATAAAAGACGCGCGCATTCAGCAACGCTTGTCGCAGGTGGATTTGGCCGAGCGGGCTGGGCTTGGCATCGCCACCATCAAGCGGGCGGAAATGGGCGAGTCGATTACCCTGAGCAGCCTGCTGGCGATTCTGCGCGGGTTGAATCGCTTACATCAGCTGGAAGGCGTGCTGTTTGATACCGAAGTCGAGAATTTTAATGCGCGCCTGAATGGCGGGCAGCCGCGCGCGCCGTTGCGTATTCGTAAGAAAAACGCCGATGTCGCCGCGCCTGTGGCTGCACCGGAGTCGATGCCCAAACCGGTCGCCAGCGCGCTTGACTGGTATGTTTCCGCCGCCGAAAACAACCTGATCTGGTCCTGGCCGGATAGCGAGAAAAAACCTTCCTGA
- a CDS encoding DoxX family protein, whose protein sequence is MLDRINQLLDKPDCGKLVLRLSFSILMLFHGVHKLIAGVGGIQGMLAAHGLPGFIAYGVFMGEVLMPVLMILGILTRPAALIFSSTMVVALLLAEPQALFMLEKTGAWGAEGVAVYFFAGIVIALLGSGKYSVMSDPRWR, encoded by the coding sequence ATGTTGGACCGGATTAATCAGCTGTTAGACAAACCGGATTGCGGCAAGCTGGTTTTGCGACTGTCATTCAGTATTTTGATGCTGTTCCACGGTGTTCATAAGCTAATCGCCGGCGTCGGTGGTATTCAGGGGATGCTGGCGGCTCACGGCCTGCCTGGGTTTATCGCCTATGGCGTGTTCATGGGGGAAGTGTTGATGCCGGTACTGATGATTCTCGGCATCCTGACCCGTCCGGCCGCGCTGATCTTCTCGTCCACCATGGTGGTGGCGCTGCTGCTGGCTGAGCCGCAGGCGTTGTTCATGCTGGAAAAAACCGGCGCATGGGGCGCGGAAGGCGTTGCGGTCTATTTCTTTGCCGGTATCGTGATTGCGTTGCTGGGCAGCGGCAAATATTCCGTAATGAGTGACCCGCGCTGGCGCTAA